Genomic DNA from Candidatus Brocadiaceae bacterium:
CACGGGCATGGCCCGGTCCGCCCACTGGATGCGTTGAAGGCCCTTCGCAGCCAGTGAAAGGTCACTGACGTCGTGCTGCATGTCGTCCTCCGAATCTTGCGGTGATCGGGGTGTTCGGGCCGGCCTGCGGTCAGATCCCGGCCTTCTCGCGCAGAAGGGCCGCCTTGTCGGTGCGCTCCCAGGTGAACTCCGGCTCGTTGCGGCCGAAATGCCCGAAAGCGGCCGTCTTGCGGTAGATGGGCCTGAGCAGGTCCAGCGCCTCGATGATGGCGCGCGGCCGCAGGTCGAAGCACTCGCGGATCAGTTCGGCGATGCGGTCCTCCGGGATCCGCGCAGTGCCCTCGGCGTCCACGTGCACCGAGACGGGCTGGGCCACGCCGATGGCATAGGCGATCTGCACCTCGCAGACGCGGGCCAGGCCGGCCGCCACGACGTTCTTGGCCACGTGGCGGGCGGCATAGGCCGCGCTGCGGTCCACCTTGCTCGGGTCCTTGCCGCTGAAGGCCCCGCCGCCATGGCGCGCACGCCCTCCGTAAGTGTCCACGATGATCTTCCGGCCGGTCAGGCCGCAGTCGCCCCGCGGGCCGCCGATCACGAAGCGCCCGGTGGGGTTGATGTGGTAGGTCACGCCGTTGGAGTCCAGGTCCTCGGGCAGACAGGGGCGGATGACCTCCTCGATCAGGGCCTCCTCCAGTTCCTTGCGCCCGACGTCCGGGGAGTGCTGATGGCTGAGCACGATGGTCCGGATGCCGACCGGACGGCTGCCCCGGTAGCGAACGGTGACCTGCGTCTTGCCGTCGGGCCGCAGGAACGGCGCCCTGCCCTGCTTGCGCACCTCCTGCGCCTTCTCCATGATCGTGTGGGCCAGCATGATGGGCAGCGGCATCAACTGCGGCGTCTCGTCGCAGGCGAACCCGTACATCATGCCCTGGTCGCCGGCGCCCTGCTCCTTGCCGGTGCTCGCGTCCTCGTCGACCCCCATGGCGATGTCCGACGACTGACGGTCCAGCCCCACCAGCACGGCGCAGGTCTCGGCGCTCAGGCCCGACTCCGCGTCGGTGTAGCCGATGTCGGTGATGGCCTCCCGCGCGATCTGCGCGTAGTTGACGTTCGCGCTGGTGGTGATCTCGCCCGCCAGGATGGCCATGTCGGCCTTGACGAGGGTCTCGCAGGCCACGCGGCACTTCGGGTCCAGGCCGATCAGGGCGTCCAGAACGGAGTCGCTGATCCGGTCGGCGACCTTGTCCGGATGCCCGGCGGCGACGGATTCGGAGCTGTAGAGGTACTCGCGGTCACTCATGGCGTTCCTTCCGGGGCTTCGGGGGCCGAGATGGCAATCGGAACGGAGATCGACTCCGCCGACTATAGCAGAAACCGTCCCGGGCACGCAACGGCCGTCATCGAGCACCCGGCCGCGTTGACTCCGCCGGCGGGCTGGTGTATAAAGCGTGTTCCCATCGGCGAGGCCCCGCAGGCGGCCTGCCGACGGCCGGCGCGCGCCCGGAGCCGTCCGCGGGCGACACCCGCCGCACGCATCTCCCTCTGGACGATCACATGCCCGGGCAGGAGGCACACATGGCCGATCGAGACCGCGTCATCCTCGCATACTCCGGCGGGCTGGACACCAGCGTCGCCGTCCGTTGGATCCAGGAAACCTACAACCTCGACGTCGTCACTCTCACGATCGACCTCGGCACGAATGAAGACCT
This window encodes:
- a CDS encoding methionine adenosyltransferase, giving the protein MSDREYLYSSESVAAGHPDKVADRISDSVLDALIGLDPKCRVACETLVKADMAILAGEITTSANVNYAQIAREAITDIGYTDAESGLSAETCAVLVGLDRQSSDIAMGVDEDASTGKEQGAGDQGMMYGFACDETPQLMPLPIMLAHTIMEKAQEVRKQGRAPFLRPDGKTQVTVRYRGSRPVGIRTIVLSHQHSPDVGRKELEEALIEEVIRPCLPEDLDSNGVTYHINPTGRFVIGGPRGDCGLTGRKIIVDTYGGRARHGGGAFSGKDPSKVDRSAAYAARHVAKNVVAAGLARVCEVQIAYAIGVAQPVSVHVDAEGTARIPEDRIAELIRECFDLRPRAIIEALDLLRPIYRKTAAFGHFGRNEPEFTWERTDKAALLREKAGI